From the genome of Gracilinanus agilis isolate LMUSP501 chromosome 2, AgileGrace, whole genome shotgun sequence, one region includes:
- the LOC123235283 gene encoding metallothionein-1E-like: MDPNCDCVSGGSCTCAGSCKCKSCRCTSCKKSCCSCCPVGCAKCAQGCVCKAPQTESCSCCH; encoded by the exons ATGGACCCCAACTGTGACTGCGTGAGCG gTGGTTCTTGCACCTGTGCAGGCTCCTGCAAGTGTAAATCCTGCCGCTGCACCTCCTGCAAGAAAA gctGCTGCTCCTGCTGCCCAGTGGGGTGTGCCAAGTGTGCCCAGGGCTGTGTCTGCAAAGCCCCCCAGACTGAGAGTTGCAGCTGCTGCCACTGA
- the LOC123235284 gene encoding metallothionein-1E-like yields MDPNCDCVSGGSCTCAGSCKCKSCHCTSCKKSCCSCCPVGCAKCAQGCVCKAPQTKSCSCCH; encoded by the exons ATGGACCCCAACTGTGACTGCGTGAGTG gCGGTTCTTGCACCTGTGCAGGCTCCTGCAAATGTAAATCCTGCCACTGCACCTCCTGCAAGAAAA gCTGCTGCTCCTGCTGTCCAGTGGGATGTGCCAAGTGTGCCCAGGGCTGTGTCTGCAAAGCCCCCCAGACTAAGAGTTGCAGCTGCTGCCACTGA